AACGACTCTGTCGCGACCAAAGAAATCAGGGTAGGCGATAATGATAATCTAGCTGCTTTAGTCGCAAACGTCATCGGCGCTGACTTATTAATCCTCCTAACTGACCAAGGGGGATTGTTTACCGCTGATCCACGTCTAAACCCTAATGCTAAATTGATCCCGCATATCGATACTATCGATGAATCTATCTTCGCCCTTGCCAAAGGATCATCCACATCTTTAGGAACAGGCGGTATGTATACTAAAATTGAGGCCGCACAAACGGCAGCCCACAGCGGCACACCCACAATCATCGCATCTGCAGCCCACCCCAATGTCCTTTTGGAGATTATGGACGGAGTGAAAATCGGATCCCTATTCCAGACTTCTATTACCCCACAGGAAAGCAGGAAGCGGTGGCTCCTTTCCGAGAAAAAACAAGGCAGCATCCATGTTGACCAGGGCGCAGCCACCAAAATTATGCATGGCGGAGCAAGCTTGCTCCCCTCCGGAATCACCCATACCTCAAAAGACTTCGACCGCGGGGCAGTGATACAGATTGTGGATCCGCAAGGAAAACCCATCGCAGCAGGCGTTAGCAACTATGACAGCGCTGAAATAACCCGTCTCGTCGGCAAACAATCTGCTGCTATCGAAGAGATTTTAGGATATTCTTATGGCCATGAAGTGGTCCACCGCACTAATATGACACGCTTAAAATCTATGGAGACTGCCTAATGAGCAAAAAAACCACACTGAATGCCG
This Parachlamydiales bacterium DNA region includes the following protein-coding sequences:
- the proB gene encoding glutamate 5-kinase yields the protein MKTTKKIVVKAGTSTLTQGSKKLSRKFMLELTRQLATLHTKGVEIILVSSGAIAAGREVLQHPTVERSLPSKQMFASVGQAHLMQIWSDLFSIFEIHVGQLLLTRDDLSHRKRYLNARDTLTCLLQHKIIPIINENDSVATKEIRVGDNDNLAALVANVIGADLLILLTDQGGLFTADPRLNPNAKLIPHIDTIDESIFALAKGSSTSLGTGGMYTKIEAAQTAAHSGTPTIIASAAHPNVLLEIMDGVKIGSLFQTSITPQESRKRWLLSEKKQGSIHVDQGAATKIMHGGASLLPSGITHTSKDFDRGAVIQIVDPQGKPIAAGVSNYDSAEITRLVGKQSAAIEEILGYSYGHEVVHRTNMTRLKSMETA